The Acidimicrobiales bacterium genome segment AACAGAGATTGACAGCTATGGCTCACGTGCCACTCGAGCGATACCGCAACATCGGGATCATGGCCCACATCGACGCGGGCAAGACCACCACGACGGAGCGGATCCTCTACTACACGGGCAAGACCTACAAGATCGGTGAGACCCACGAGGGTGCCTCGGTCATGGACCACATGGTCCAAGAACAAGAGCGCGGCATCACCATCACCTCGGCGGCCACCACCACGTTCTGGCGTGATCACCGCATCAACATCCTCGACACGCCTGGCCACGTCGACTTCACGGTCGAGGTCGAGCGGTCCTTGCGCGTGCTCGACGGCGCCGTCGCGGTGTTCGATGGCGTCGCCGGCGTGGAGCCACAGACCGAGACGGTGTGGCGCCAGGCGAACAAGTACGGCGTGCCGCGCATGTGCTTCGTGAACAAGATGGACCGCCTCGGGGCCGACTTCTTCAAGTCCCTCGAGTCGATCCACAATCGGCTCGACGCCAAGACCGCGGTCCTGCAGCTCCCGATCGGCGCCGAGGGGAACTACCAGGGTGTCGTCGACGTCGTGGAGATGAAGGGCATCGTCTGGCACGAGGAAGACCTCGGCGCCACGTTCGACATCATCGACATCCCCGCCGACCTCCAAGACCAGGCCGACGAGTACCACCAGATGCTGATCGACGTGCTGAGCGAGTTCGACGAGAACATCCTCGAGAAGTTCGTCGCCGAGGAAGAGATCACCGTCGACGAGATCAAGGCGGCGATTCGCGACGCCACGATCCACCACGGTCTGGTCCCCGTCCTCCAGGGCACGGCGTTCAAGAACAAGGGCGTGCAGCCCCTGCTCGACGCCATCGTCGACTACCTCCCGTCGCCGGTCGACCTGCCGCCGGTCGAGGGAACCAAGCCGCGCACCGAAGAGACGGTCGAGCGCAAGCCCAGCCCCGACGAGCCCTTCGCCGCGCTGGCCTTCAAGATCGTCGCCGACCCGCATGGCAAGCTCACGTACTTCCGGGTGTACTCGGGCAAGCTCGAAAAGGGCTCCCAAGTGCTCAACTCCCGCACGGAGAACAAGGAGCGCGTCGGCCGTCTCCTGCTGATGCACGCCAACCACCGTGAGGATCTCGACTTCGTCGAGGCCGGCGACATCGTGGCCGGCATCGGCCTCAAGAACACCCGCACCGGCGACACGCTGTGTGACCCCGCCAACCCGATCGTGCTCGAGCAGCTCGAGTTCCCCGAGCCGGTCATCCACGTGGCCGTCGAGCCCAAGACCAAGTCCGACCAGGACAAGCTCGGCAAAGCGCTGTACGCGCTGTCCGAGGAAGACCCCACGTTCCAGGTGCGCACTGACGAGGAGACCGGCGAGACCGTGATCTCCGGGATGGGCGAGCTCCACCTCGAGGTCCTGGTCGACCGCATGCTGCGCGAGTTCAATGTCGACGCGAACGTCGGCAAGCCGCAGGTCGCGTACCGCGAGACGATCACCCAGCCGGTCGAGAACGTGGTGTACCGCCACGTCAAGCAGACCGGTGGCTCTGGTCAGTTCGCCCATGTCGTCATCAACCTCGAGCCCACCGGGCCCGGCGGCGGTTACGAGTTCATCGACAAGATCACCGGTGGCCGCATCCCGCGCGAGTTCATCGGTCCGGTCGA includes the following:
- the fusA gene encoding elongation factor G; its protein translation is MAHVPLERYRNIGIMAHIDAGKTTTTERILYYTGKTYKIGETHEGASVMDHMVQEQERGITITSAATTTFWRDHRINILDTPGHVDFTVEVERSLRVLDGAVAVFDGVAGVEPQTETVWRQANKYGVPRMCFVNKMDRLGADFFKSLESIHNRLDAKTAVLQLPIGAEGNYQGVVDVVEMKGIVWHEEDLGATFDIIDIPADLQDQADEYHQMLIDVLSEFDENILEKFVAEEEITVDEIKAAIRDATIHHGLVPVLQGTAFKNKGVQPLLDAIVDYLPSPVDLPPVEGTKPRTEETVERKPSPDEPFAALAFKIVADPHGKLTYFRVYSGKLEKGSQVLNSRTENKERVGRLLLMHANHREDLDFVEAGDIVAGIGLKNTRTGDTLCDPANPIVLEQLEFPEPVIHVAVEPKTKSDQDKLGKALYALSEEDPTFQVRTDEETGETVISGMGELHLEVLVDRMLREFNVDANVGKPQVAYRETITQPVENVVYRHVKQTGGSGQFAHVVINLEPTGPGGGYEFIDKITGGRIPREFIGPVDQGIQESLTSGVLAGYPLVDMRATLVDGSFHDVDSSEMAFKIAGSMVLREAARKAKAVLLEPIMAVEVVTPDDYLGDVMGDLSARRGKLSGTEQRGNSQVVSAHVPLAEMFGYATDLRSRTQGRATYTMQFDSYQQAPASIQEEIVARVRGE